The sequence below is a genomic window from Haloferax mediterranei ATCC 33500.
GCGTTGTCGACGACCTGCTGGGCGTACTCCTCAAATTCGGGCTGGAGTGCTTCTTTGAAGCCGACGGCCTTGCCGGCAATGTTGTGCATGAGGGGACCGCCCTGCCCGCCGGGGAAGACGGCGCTGTCGATGTCGGAGGCGTACTCCTCTTTGCACATGATGATGCCGCCGCGACCGGCGCGGATGGTCTTGTGCGTCGAACCGGTGACGAAGTCGGCGATGCCGACCGGCGAGGGGTGGACATCCGCGGCGACGAGGCCCGTGATGTGGGCGATGTCCGCGAGGTGAAGTGCGTCGACGGAGTCGGCGACGTCCTGAATCGTCTCCCACTCGACGGCGCGCGGGTACGCGGAGTAGCCGGAGACGATGATATCGGGTTCGAACGACTCGGCCTTCTCGGCGAGTTGCTCGTAGTCGATGTAGCCCGTCTCGGCATCGACCTCGTACTGCTCGACATCGTAGAGTTTCCCGGTGAAGTTCGCGGGGTGGCCGTGGCTCAGGTGGCCGCCGTGAGTCAAATCAAGCGAGAGAATCTTGTCGCCGGGTTCGAGCATGGCGAGGTAGACGCCCATGTTCGCCTGCGTCCCGGAGTGGGGCTGAACGTTGACGTGTTCTGCGCCCCAGAGTTCTTTCGCGCGCTCGATGGCGAGGTTCTCTACCTCGTCGGCGTACTCACAGCCAGCGTAGTAACGCTTGCCGGGGTAGCCCTCGGCGTACTTGTTCGTCAGGGCGCTCCCCTGTGCTTCGAGAACCGCTTCGCTGACGTGGTTCTCGGATGCAATCATCGCGAGTGTGTCGCGCTGGCGTTCGACCTCACCTTCGAGGGCATCTGCCACAGCGGGGTCGACGTCGCGGACGTGGCTGTAGTCCATACATACTATCCCGCCCAATCACGGCATAAATGTGTCCCCTTTGGCTACGCCTGCCGGTGATGTGTTGCACACATGTGCATATTCGGCCGTGTCATCGGGTAACAGATACACGAATACGTGGAATCGGTTTCACGAAACCTATCTTTGAACCTGAATATCGGCTTACTAAGATATATGTCAACAAATCGCATTACGGTACTGCCACCAGCTACAAATCGATTTTCCCACATTGGAGTAGAAGTAAAATTTCTGAAATGAATTGCTCAATTCGCTTGATTATTACTTGTTACAACCCATTTTCGTATACGTTCTGCTAGTCGACTTGCGTTAATATTAAATATGTTACGGCCGATATTCAAGCTATGGCTATTGGTTCTAATCTACTCGCTGAGGGGGTAGAAGACATCATTGAGTCCGTCCTTTCCTCGACGGAGGACGAGGTCTTGGTTGCGAACCCGACCGCAGAGGTCATCGAAGGTATCGTATCCGTCTCAACAGACATCGGTGAGACACTTCCCGAGATTCGCCTCGTCGCCGACGAAGGCGTGTTGAAGGACGTGCTGGATGACTTCATCATCGCATCCAACGCCGCGAACCTCGTCGCCGACGGCGTGCTCTCCATGCATACCGCCAACGACGAAGTCAAAAACACGCTCTTCGTCACGCCTAACTCTGTCGTCGCGCTCGTCGGCGCTGGCGGGAAGGTCGCCGGGCTTGTCACCGACGACGCGGAGTTCGTCGAGACGGCGTTCGAAGCACACCAAGCACACTGGGAAGACGCACCGGAGTTCAAACTCCGGACGCCGCCGCTGGCGAAGGTTCGCGAAACGCTCGCCGAGGATATTGGCGAGGAGACGCTTGCCGACTTTGACGCGGTACTCGGTTCGCTCTCATCTGCCCGTGGCGACGGCGACGGCCTCGACGAAGTGACCATCTCGCTTCTCGTTGCCGCCCGCAACGAAGTACTTCTCTACGACATCTCGAAATGGGGCGAAGACGTTGGCATCGCGAGTAAGGCGACGTTCTCCCGGACGAAGACGAAACTCGAAGAACTCGACCTTATCGACACGGAGAAGGTCCCAATCGACGTTGGTCGTCCCCGTCTCCGTCTGAAGCTCGGTGCCGACGAACTCGTCGACGCCGATGCCGACGAACTCGCCGCTGTGGCCCAAGAACTGCTCGAAGGCTAACCGTCCTCCGTCGAAGACCCCCCGCTTTTTTGCTTCTCACTTCTTCGTCGCGAACATGAATATCGGACTCGTCGGGAGCGGTCCCG
It includes:
- the tbsP gene encoding transcriptional regulator TbsP; translated protein: MAIGSNLLAEGVEDIIESVLSSTEDEVLVANPTAEVIEGIVSVSTDIGETLPEIRLVADEGVLKDVLDDFIIASNAANLVADGVLSMHTANDEVKNTLFVTPNSVVALVGAGGKVAGLVTDDAEFVETAFEAHQAHWEDAPEFKLRTPPLAKVRETLAEDIGEETLADFDAVLGSLSSARGDGDGLDEVTISLLVAARNEVLLYDISKWGEDVGIASKATFSRTKTKLEELDLIDTEKVPIDVGRPRLRLKLGADELVDADADELAAVAQELLEG
- the glyA gene encoding serine hydroxymethyltransferase — protein: MDYSHVRDVDPAVADALEGEVERQRDTLAMIASENHVSEAVLEAQGSALTNKYAEGYPGKRYYAGCEYADEVENLAIERAKELWGAEHVNVQPHSGTQANMGVYLAMLEPGDKILSLDLTHGGHLSHGHPANFTGKLYDVEQYEVDAETGYIDYEQLAEKAESFEPDIIVSGYSAYPRAVEWETIQDVADSVDALHLADIAHITGLVAADVHPSPVGIADFVTGSTHKTIRAGRGGIIMCKEEYASDIDSAVFPGGQGGPLMHNIAGKAVGFKEALQPEFEEYAQQVVDNAKALAETFEDHGLSVVSDGTDTHLVLVDLRDSHPDLTGGDAEDALESTGIVLNANTVPGETRSAFNPSGIRAGTPALTTRGFGEDETREVAELIVKVVNNHDDEAVLAEVSERVQELCDANPLYE